One stretch of Amycolatopsis tolypomycina DNA includes these proteins:
- a CDS encoding 4-hydroxybenzoate 3-monooxygenase — translation MRTQVVIVGAGPAGLLLSHLLGLDGIDSVLLERQTAEYVQARIRAGILEAGTVELLRDVGLGARLDVEGMEHRGIHLQSPGERHHVDFTDLIGRSVTVYGQTEVTKDLMAAREKAGRPAYYSASDVTLHDVTGQPSVTFVDADGTARRIDADVVVGCDGFHGPSRASVPQPQVWERAYPFAWLGVLADVAPSTDELIYAWHPDGFAMHSMRSPRVSRFYLQVAPDEDIARWSDDRIWTALSDRLGVPGWTLETGPITEKSVLPMRSFVTTPMRHGNLYLAGDAAHIMPPTGAKGLNLAVADVALLARALTASFRGDDRLADAYSETALRRVWRCTHFSWWMTSMLHRHGDDFDAQLQLAQLHRTVTSAAAKTELAENYAGLPL, via the coding sequence GTGCGTACCCAGGTCGTCATCGTCGGCGCCGGCCCGGCCGGGCTGCTGCTGTCCCACCTGCTCGGCCTCGACGGCATCGACTCCGTGCTGCTCGAACGGCAGACCGCCGAGTACGTCCAGGCGCGCATCCGCGCCGGCATCCTCGAAGCGGGGACCGTGGAACTCCTGCGGGACGTCGGCCTCGGCGCCCGGCTCGACGTCGAAGGCATGGAGCACCGCGGGATCCACCTGCAATCGCCGGGGGAGCGGCACCACGTCGACTTCACCGACCTCATCGGACGGTCGGTGACCGTCTACGGGCAGACCGAGGTGACCAAGGACCTCATGGCGGCACGGGAAAAGGCGGGCCGCCCGGCGTACTACTCGGCCTCCGACGTCACCCTGCACGACGTCACCGGGCAGCCGTCGGTGACCTTTGTGGACGCCGACGGCACCGCGCGGCGGATCGACGCGGACGTCGTCGTCGGCTGCGACGGCTTCCACGGGCCGAGCCGCGCTTCCGTGCCGCAGCCGCAGGTCTGGGAGCGGGCCTACCCGTTCGCGTGGCTGGGCGTGCTGGCCGACGTCGCGCCGTCGACCGACGAGCTGATCTACGCCTGGCACCCGGACGGCTTCGCGATGCACAGCATGCGCTCGCCGCGGGTCAGCCGGTTCTACCTGCAGGTCGCGCCGGACGAGGACATCGCGCGGTGGAGCGACGACCGGATCTGGACGGCGCTGTCCGACCGGCTCGGCGTCCCGGGCTGGACCTTGGAGACCGGGCCGATCACGGAGAAGAGCGTGCTCCCGATGCGCAGCTTCGTGACGACGCCGATGCGGCACGGCAACCTCTACCTGGCCGGGGACGCGGCACACATCATGCCGCCGACCGGGGCGAAGGGGCTCAATCTGGCGGTGGCGGACGTCGCGCTGCTGGCGCGGGCCCTGACGGCGTCGTTCCGCGGCGACGACCGGCTCGCGGACGCCTACTCGGAGACGGCGTTGCGGCGGGTCTGGCGCTGCACGCACTTCTCGTGGTGGATGACGTCCATGCTGCACCGCCACGGCGACGACTTCGACGCCCAGCTCCAGCTCGCCCAGCTCCACCGCACCGTGACGTCGGCGGCCGCGAAGACCGAGCTGGCCGAGAACTACGCCGGCCTGCCGCTGTAG
- a CDS encoding IclR family transcriptional regulator: MKRAPGESVLSRVVRIFETFGPDTPALRVTDIARKAGLPVATASRLVEELVGHGWLRREPDRRIRVGVRLWELASRASPTLGLREAAMPFMEDLHAVVGHHTQLAVLEDREVLFVERLSAPGAVVNVTRVAGRLPLHASSSGLVLLAHAPADLQERVLAGPLEAFRRTTLTEPARLRRFLADVRRNGYAFCAGFIDEETTGIAVPLRGPGGDVVAALSVIVPNDRAARTQIPALRAAARGISRAMGNSSH; this comes from the coding sequence ATCAAGCGCGCTCCAGGCGAGTCCGTGCTCAGCCGGGTCGTCCGCATCTTCGAAACCTTCGGGCCGGACACGCCCGCCCTGCGCGTCACCGACATCGCGCGGAAAGCCGGCCTGCCCGTCGCCACCGCGTCGCGGCTGGTCGAAGAACTCGTCGGGCACGGGTGGCTGCGGCGGGAGCCCGACCGGCGGATCCGCGTCGGCGTCCGGCTCTGGGAACTCGCGTCGCGGGCGTCGCCGACCCTGGGGCTGCGGGAAGCCGCGATGCCCTTCATGGAAGACCTGCACGCCGTGGTCGGGCACCACACCCAGCTCGCCGTGCTGGAAGACCGCGAGGTCCTGTTCGTCGAACGGCTCTCGGCGCCCGGGGCCGTCGTCAACGTGACGCGGGTGGCCGGGCGGCTGCCGCTGCACGCGTCGTCCTCCGGGCTGGTGCTGCTCGCCCACGCGCCCGCCGACCTGCAGGAACGGGTGCTCGCCGGTCCGCTCGAAGCCTTCCGGCGGACGACGCTGACCGAACCGGCGCGGCTGCGCCGGTTCCTCGCCGACGTCCGGCGCAACGGCTACGCCTTCTGTGCCGGCTTCATCGACGAAGAGACCACGGGCATCGCCGTCCCGCTGCGGGGGCCCGGTGGTGACGTCGTCGCCGCGCTGTCGGTGATCGTGCCCAACGACCGGGCCGCGCGGACGCAGATCCCGGCGCTGCGGGCCGCCGCGCGCGGGATCTCGCGCGCGATGGGGAATTCCTCTCACTGA
- a CDS encoding chitinase — protein sequence MRRSRLSVTLAAFVLTLSGLLAAPAQADNLLANPGFEYGSLSGWTCANAAVVSSPVRSGSHALAATPVGSDYAQCSQTVSVRPNSTYSVSAWVRGNPVYLGITGGPSTWSGNTNYNQLQLTFTTTGTQTSAQLYLHGWYGAGTYYADDVVLDGAGGSTPGTPGSPGAPQVTSVTNTSIALGWGASAGTVSGYRVYEGAAVVATVSGTAATIGGLKACETHSYSVAAYNAAGESAKSALVTGSTSGCVDTGLPKHALVGYLHASFANGSGYVRMADVPAAWDVIDLAFGEPTSVTSGDIRFTRCPVAECPNVESDSEFISAIKTKQAQGKKVLISIGGQNGQVQLTTAAARDKFVSSVSAIIDKYGLNGLDVDFEGHSLSLNAGDTDFRNPTTPVVVNLVSALKTLKAKYGSGFVLTMAPETFFVQVGHQFYGGSGTGDARTGAYLPVIHALRDSLTLLHVQDYNSGPVMGLDNQYHTMGGPDFHIAMTDMLKAGFSVAGTGQFFPGLRPDQIAIGLPAAVSAGNGYTSPADVQTAVNCLVKGSGCGSYALRGGTSPALRGLMTWSINWDKYYNWEFQNSHEPFLNALP from the coding sequence ATGAGGCGTTCCCGACTGTCCGTAACACTCGCCGCCTTCGTGCTCACCCTTTCCGGGCTTCTCGCCGCCCCCGCTCAAGCCGACAACCTGCTCGCCAACCCCGGCTTCGAGTACGGCTCGCTCTCCGGCTGGACCTGTGCCAACGCCGCCGTCGTGAGCTCGCCCGTGCGCTCCGGCAGTCATGCCCTGGCCGCCACCCCTGTGGGCTCTGATTACGCTCAGTGCTCGCAGACCGTCTCCGTTCGGCCCAACTCCACCTACTCCGTCTCCGCCTGGGTGCGGGGGAATCCCGTCTACCTCGGGATCACCGGTGGGCCCTCGACGTGGTCCGGCAACACGAACTACAACCAGCTCCAACTCACCTTCACCACCACCGGCACCCAGACCTCCGCCCAGCTCTACCTCCACGGCTGGTACGGCGCCGGCACCTACTACGCCGACGACGTCGTCCTCGATGGTGCCGGTGGGAGCACCCCCGGCACTCCCGGCTCGCCCGGTGCGCCGCAGGTCACCTCCGTCACGAACACCTCCATCGCCCTCGGCTGGGGTGCGAGTGCCGGGACCGTCAGCGGCTATCGCGTCTACGAGGGCGCCGCCGTCGTTGCCACCGTGAGCGGGACGGCCGCGACCATCGGGGGTCTCAAAGCCTGCGAAACCCACAGCTACTCCGTCGCCGCCTACAACGCGGCCGGGGAGTCGGCCAAGAGTGCCCTTGTCACCGGGAGTACCAGTGGCTGCGTCGATACCGGGCTGCCCAAGCACGCCCTTGTCGGCTATCTGCACGCCAGCTTCGCCAATGGCTCCGGCTATGTCCGGATGGCCGACGTCCCCGCCGCCTGGGATGTCATCGATCTTGCCTTCGGGGAGCCGACCTCCGTCACCTCCGGGGACATCCGCTTCACCCGGTGTCCCGTTGCCGAATGCCCGAACGTCGAGAGTGATTCCGAGTTCATCTCCGCCATCAAAACCAAACAAGCCCAGGGCAAGAAGGTGCTCATCTCCATCGGTGGGCAGAACGGCCAGGTCCAGCTGACCACCGCCGCCGCGCGGGACAAGTTCGTCAGCTCCGTCTCGGCCATCATCGACAAATACGGCCTGAACGGCCTCGACGTCGACTTCGAAGGGCACTCCCTCTCCCTCAACGCCGGGGACACCGACTTCCGGAACCCGACCACGCCCGTCGTCGTCAACCTCGTCTCCGCGCTCAAGACGCTCAAGGCGAAGTACGGCTCGGGCTTCGTGCTCACCATGGCTCCCGAGACCTTCTTCGTGCAGGTCGGGCACCAGTTCTACGGCGGCTCCGGCACCGGTGACGCGCGGACCGGCGCCTACCTCCCCGTCATCCACGCGCTGCGGGACTCGCTCACCCTGCTGCACGTCCAGGACTACAACTCCGGCCCAGTCATGGGGCTCGACAACCAGTACCACACCATGGGCGGACCCGACTTCCACATCGCGATGACCGACATGCTCAAAGCCGGCTTCAGCGTGGCCGGCACCGGGCAGTTCTTCCCCGGCCTGCGTCCCGACCAGATCGCCATCGGGCTGCCCGCCGCCGTCAGCGCCGGCAACGGCTACACCTCGCCCGCCGATGTGCAGACCGCCGTCAACTGCCTGGTCAAGGGCAGCGGGTGTGGCTCCTACGCGCTGCGCGGGGGGACTTCGCCCGCGCTCCGCGGGCTGATGACCTGGTCGATCAATTGGGACAAGTACTACAACTGGGAGTTCCAGAACAGCCACGAACCGTTCCTCAACGCCCTGCCCTGA
- a CDS encoding AAA family ATPase: MSEPTVIELGPRDLLVVAGLPGAGKTTMLRHAAVGLPVLDSDQVRERLGAVVPAVPYRWYRPVVHAWHRVRIVRHALGEDGPVVVHEPSTRASTRALLALVGALSGRSVRLLFLDVPAEVALAGQVSRGRVVRARSFARHVRRVGKWREELLADQVPVGWRSVQVVDRPRAGRTRLVAKLLVGC, translated from the coding sequence ATGAGCGAGCCCACTGTCATCGAGCTCGGCCCGCGTGACCTGCTTGTCGTGGCCGGGCTGCCCGGCGCGGGCAAGACGACGATGCTCCGGCACGCCGCCGTCGGGCTGCCCGTGCTGGACTCCGACCAGGTGCGGGAGAGACTCGGGGCGGTGGTGCCGGCTGTGCCGTACCGGTGGTACCGGCCGGTGGTGCACGCCTGGCACCGGGTGCGGATCGTCCGGCACGCGCTGGGCGAGGACGGGCCGGTTGTCGTGCACGAGCCTTCGACGCGCGCTTCGACTCGGGCGTTGCTTGCTTTGGTGGGGGCTTTGAGTGGGCGGTCCGTGCGGTTGCTGTTCCTCGACGTGCCGGCGGAGGTTGCGCTGGCCGGGCAGGTGAGCCGGGGGCGGGTTGTGCGGGCTCGGTCCTTTGCGCGGCATGTTCGGCGGGTGGGGAAGTGGCGGGAAGAGCTGCTGGCTGATCAGGTTCCGGTTGGGTGGCGGAGTGTTCAGGTTGTCGATCGGCCGCGGGCTGGGCGGACTCGGTTGGTGGCCAAGTTGCTTGTGGGGTGTTGA
- a CDS encoding serine/threonine-protein kinase, whose amino-acid sequence MSAPAELVAALPQYDIGESIGEGGMGVVFAGVHRTLGRSVAIKQLPWDVLNHAASSELFDREARVLASLDHPHIVPVYDYVRTGREHLLVMERLDGGTVHSRFHGGGVSGEQACAIGLAMLAGLHAAHRAGVLHLDVKPRNLLFSTQGVVKVADFGIARVISEGATLVTHGGEILGTPAYIAPEQAMGNALSPAADVYAAGTVLYELLSGRLPFDNTRGAISMMRQHMFTDPQPISGVPSPIAAVVMRSLARELDARYREAESFAADLAAAATVVHGPGWLERSGVPVLHLTPRVIAGLNSATAPAPPAEARTRPVARPGATLVGAPSSPPPRLPPEPESPAASSAAVLSLRLAAAAAAIVLVVLALLNPARVPHEAAAALRLGGASVAAPVEVDLSKPLVLTGPGNPGRVVLDLSAAGIPLGSAAAEAKPDGNGFTAELTLPGIARWIVGGAVTADVRTGSSVETFTLLTSQHPLASAMGAGSLILALFALAYLESGLRTIRNGHRWRGAAFGGPVLGLLFGTAVWLCVSVLRVHEPSAGFGAGCAVAGAVAAGLVVAAARRRASTVVSRPSGR is encoded by the coding sequence ATGAGCGCACCGGCCGAGCTGGTCGCCGCGCTGCCGCAGTACGACATCGGGGAGTCGATCGGCGAGGGCGGCATGGGCGTCGTGTTCGCCGGCGTGCACCGGACGCTGGGCCGCAGCGTCGCGATCAAGCAGCTGCCGTGGGACGTGCTCAACCACGCGGCGAGCAGCGAGCTGTTCGACCGCGAGGCCCGGGTGCTGGCGAGCCTGGACCACCCGCACATCGTGCCGGTGTACGACTACGTCCGCACGGGCCGCGAGCACCTGCTGGTGATGGAGCGGCTCGACGGCGGGACGGTGCACAGCCGCTTCCACGGTGGTGGCGTGAGTGGCGAGCAGGCGTGCGCGATCGGGCTGGCGATGCTGGCCGGGCTGCACGCGGCGCACCGGGCGGGCGTGCTGCACCTGGACGTGAAGCCGCGGAACCTGCTGTTCAGCACGCAGGGCGTGGTGAAGGTGGCGGACTTCGGCATCGCGCGGGTGATCAGCGAGGGCGCCACGTTGGTGACGCACGGTGGCGAGATCCTCGGAACCCCGGCGTACATCGCCCCGGAGCAGGCGATGGGCAACGCGCTGAGCCCGGCGGCGGACGTGTACGCGGCGGGGACGGTGCTGTACGAGCTGCTGTCGGGCCGCCTGCCGTTCGACAACACCCGCGGCGCGATCAGCATGATGCGCCAGCACATGTTCACCGACCCGCAGCCGATTTCCGGGGTGCCGTCGCCGATCGCCGCGGTGGTGATGCGCAGCCTGGCCCGTGAGCTGGACGCGAGGTACCGGGAGGCGGAGTCGTTCGCGGCGGACCTCGCCGCGGCGGCGACGGTGGTGCACGGGCCGGGCTGGCTGGAGCGGTCCGGAGTACCGGTGCTGCACCTGACGCCCCGGGTGATCGCGGGCCTGAACTCGGCGACGGCCCCGGCGCCGCCGGCGGAGGCGAGGACGCGCCCGGTCGCGCGTCCGGGAGCGACGTTGGTGGGGGCGCCGAGCAGCCCGCCGCCCCGCCTGCCGCCGGAGCCCGAATCGCCTGCCGCGTCGTCGGCCGCAGTCCTTTCGCTGCGGCTGGCCGCCGCGGCGGCTGCGATCGTCCTCGTCGTGCTCGCCCTGCTCAACCCCGCTCGGGTGCCGCACGAGGCGGCCGCCGCTTTGCGGCTCGGGGGTGCCTCCGTCGCGGCTCCCGTCGAGGTCGATCTGAGCAAGCCGCTCGTTCTCACCGGGCCCGGGAACCCCGGGCGGGTGGTGCTGGACCTCTCCGCCGCCGGGATTCCGCTCGGGTCCGCGGCCGCCGAGGCCAAGCCCGACGGTAACGGCTTCACCGCCGAACTCACCCTTCCGGGGATCGCGCGGTGGATCGTCGGCGGGGCCGTCACCGCCGATGTACGAACTGGTTCGTCCGTGGAAACCTTCACCCTGCTCACCAGTCAGCACCCGCTGGCCAGTGCGATGGGCGCGGGCAGCCTCATCCTGGCCCTGTTCGCCCTCGCCTACCTCGAATCGGGGCTGCGGACGATCCGCAACGGCCACCGCTGGCGGGGCGCCGCGTTCGGCGGGCCCGTGCTGGGCCTGCTGTTCGGGACCGCCGTGTGGCTTTGTGTGTCCGTGCTGCGGGTGCACGAGCCGTCGGCCGGGTTCGGGGCCGGGTGTGCCGTCGCGGGTGCCGTCGCGGCCGGGCTGGTCGTCGCGGCCGCTCGGCGCCGGGCGTCCACAGTGGTCAGTCGACCATCCGGACGGTGA